The proteins below come from a single Prolixibacter sp. NT017 genomic window:
- a CDS encoding SPOR domain-containing protein, whose protein sequence is MKILKIFFILSLAFVFGCKTQHLMPETTTPEQMKEPETTKIDNAPKIVVKEEKVSVPDGEEKSLDSKRFYVILGSFGVYQNAQKFKNQLMHEGFYPGILVNENGLYRVCVDSYDDENTARKKVTDIRDEYKQFRDAWLLIKKEN, encoded by the coding sequence ATGAAAATTCTCAAAATCTTCTTTATACTCAGTCTGGCTTTCGTTTTCGGTTGTAAAACCCAACACTTAATGCCGGAAACCACCACTCCCGAGCAGATGAAAGAACCGGAAACGACGAAAATTGATAATGCACCGAAAATTGTGGTGAAGGAAGAAAAGGTTAGCGTGCCGGACGGAGAAGAAAAATCGCTCGATAGCAAACGGTTTTACGTTATCCTGGGCAGTTTTGGTGTATATCAGAATGCTCAGAAGTTCAAAAATCAGTTGATGCACGAAGGTTTTTATCCGGGAATTCTGGTAAACGAAAACGGCCTGTACCGGGTTTGTGTCGACAGCTACGATGACGAGAATACCGCCAGGAAAAAGGTGACGGATATTCGCGATGAGTACAAGCAATTCCGTGATGCCTGGTTACTGATTAAAAAGGAAAATTAA
- a CDS encoding aldo/keto reductase, whose translation MKRRNFIKTTAGAVPLLSLFPADLAGMIRENPPGKIERRSLGKTGEKLSMLGFGGIVVMDATPQQASSRVSEAIDYGINYFDVAPSYGDAEIKLGPALQPYRKDVFLACKTTERSKDGARKELEQSLKRLKTDHLDLYQLHAVTTLDDVKQIFAPGGAMETFLAARNEGKVRFLGFSAHSVEAANALMDQHDFDTILFPVNYTTWYAGNFGPQVLERAHSKQMGILALKAMAKSPYPEGTTNKVPKCWYQPLTDPEEALMGLRFTLSHPVTAALPPGNEDLFKMALELSSRIKPLSAEEIKMMKEKGKAGTPIFQYPMA comes from the coding sequence ATGAAAAGACGAAATTTTATCAAAACAACGGCAGGTGCCGTTCCTCTTCTCAGTCTTTTTCCGGCCGATCTGGCTGGTATGATTAGGGAGAATCCTCCCGGTAAAATTGAAAGACGCTCATTGGGGAAAACCGGTGAAAAACTATCGATGCTCGGCTTTGGCGGAATTGTGGTGATGGATGCAACCCCGCAACAAGCGTCCTCCAGGGTGAGCGAAGCCATCGATTATGGAATCAATTACTTTGATGTTGCTCCCAGTTACGGAGACGCCGAAATAAAATTGGGACCGGCATTGCAGCCTTACAGGAAAGATGTTTTCCTGGCATGTAAAACAACCGAGCGTTCGAAAGATGGAGCGCGGAAAGAGTTGGAGCAATCGCTGAAAAGGCTGAAAACCGATCATTTGGATTTGTACCAGTTGCATGCTGTGACCACCCTCGACGATGTGAAACAAATTTTTGCTCCGGGTGGCGCCATGGAAACGTTCCTCGCTGCCCGAAATGAAGGGAAGGTTCGCTTTCTCGGTTTTTCTGCACACTCCGTCGAAGCGGCCAACGCTCTGATGGATCAGCATGATTTCGATACCATCCTCTTCCCTGTCAACTATACGACGTGGTACGCAGGAAATTTCGGTCCACAGGTTCTGGAAAGAGCACACAGTAAACAAATGGGCATTCTTGCCTTGAAGGCGATGGCCAAAAGTCCGTATCCGGAAGGCACGACCAACAAGGTTCCCAAGTGCTGGTATCAACCATTAACCGATCCGGAAGAGGCACTGATGGGACTTCGGTTTACCCTTTCACATCCGGTCACAGCGGCTCTTCCTCCGGGCAACGAAGACTTGTTTAAAATGGCGCTGGAGCTTTCTTCCCGGATTAAACCTTTGTCGGCTGAGGAGATAAAAATGATGAAAGAGAAAGGAAAAGCGGGGACTCCTATTTTTCAGTATCCAATGGCATAA
- a CDS encoding sensor histidine kinase, with product MRQKGPLYIFFLLIIWSCLPGHSKAELVSKGVVNILLEKLQQGEPVKLDGTWEFYWKQLVSPDSLSSGHSFSEKPEMVNIPAYWTEYSVNGKSLPGSGYATYHARLKIAGADGDTLSLLVPIFDSAFELFIDGKLRYKNGRVGTSFGSSVPRYRPGHIQFIAGKQPVDIVIQVSNFHHRRGGFWKPLYLGTPGSVALQARKHNHLIFAALIFLITFGVFYSIFAFYYREEKSLLYFSLSLWFVVLRSLANDNFLINDLFTPSWTWLIRIEYLSTFLALMFFNWYYYYFYRNQAFYAWNRLVTYITVFCSLGILFLPVRIFAYSLFIFYALVFFSGILIFYFSLKLTGRKVAFARYHLIGISLILVIILHDILVANAFEVHYGEYLMKYGFVVFIYIETAIMLKRFVMTIRNERKLTSESEAVNANLESLVNERTEEINQKRVEIENKNRSISEQNKRLKEDVVSRNRLFSIIAHDLRSPLAVFVQVMELMDGDELDDSSRRELRKEMKVSARSLVGLVDNLLVWGRSRNNQVQYELKRHSLNKILKNSIEQLEQTAQSKSIALTLDLTQEYEAVIDSNSIQLAVRNLVSNAIKFTPEGGSIKVFVRSVADNRLEIHVKDDGIGINEEDLQKLRQGIEFTSAGTNNEKGTGLGLQLCREIAHQNKGELEIWSKPGEGSDFVMSVHSYVKHSI from the coding sequence ATGAGACAAAAGGGACCACTATATATTTTCTTTTTGCTGATAATTTGGAGCTGTTTGCCCGGTCATTCAAAAGCCGAGCTCGTTTCGAAGGGTGTCGTGAACATCCTTTTAGAGAAGTTGCAGCAGGGAGAGCCCGTTAAACTGGACGGGACATGGGAATTTTATTGGAAACAGCTGGTTAGCCCCGATAGTCTTTCTTCGGGTCACTCTTTCAGCGAGAAGCCTGAAATGGTCAATATCCCCGCTTACTGGACCGAATACTCTGTTAACGGAAAATCACTTCCTGGCAGCGGATATGCCACGTATCATGCCCGTTTAAAAATTGCGGGTGCAGATGGGGACACATTAAGCCTTTTGGTTCCCATTTTCGATTCTGCGTTCGAACTTTTTATCGACGGAAAACTCCGTTACAAGAACGGGAGAGTAGGGACATCCTTCGGCTCATCGGTTCCGCGTTACCGCCCCGGACATATTCAGTTTATAGCGGGGAAGCAACCTGTTGATATTGTCATCCAGGTATCCAATTTTCATCACCGTAGAGGAGGGTTCTGGAAACCCCTTTATCTGGGGACACCTGGCAGCGTCGCGTTGCAGGCGCGGAAACATAATCATCTGATTTTTGCAGCGCTGATTTTTCTGATAACATTTGGTGTTTTTTACTCGATTTTCGCCTTCTACTACCGTGAAGAGAAATCCCTTTTGTATTTCAGCCTTTCGCTCTGGTTTGTTGTATTGCGCAGCCTGGCCAATGATAACTTCCTGATCAATGACTTATTCACGCCTTCGTGGACGTGGCTCATCCGGATTGAATATCTGTCGACCTTCCTGGCGTTGATGTTCTTCAACTGGTATTACTATTATTTCTACCGGAATCAGGCTTTTTATGCATGGAACCGACTGGTAACTTACATAACGGTTTTCTGTAGCCTGGGGATATTGTTTCTACCGGTCAGGATATTCGCTTATTCGTTGTTCATTTTCTATGCGCTTGTTTTCTTTTCAGGAATATTGATTTTCTATTTTTCGCTGAAATTGACTGGTCGAAAGGTAGCATTTGCCCGGTACCATCTGATTGGAATCAGCTTAATCCTGGTGATCATTTTGCATGACATACTGGTCGCCAATGCCTTTGAGGTTCATTACGGTGAATACCTGATGAAATACGGTTTTGTGGTGTTTATTTACATCGAGACAGCCATCATGTTAAAGCGGTTTGTCATGACCATCCGAAACGAAAGAAAACTGACAAGTGAATCGGAGGCGGTAAATGCCAACCTCGAGTCGCTGGTGAACGAACGGACGGAAGAAATTAACCAAAAAAGAGTAGAGATTGAGAATAAGAACCGGTCAATATCGGAACAAAACAAACGTTTGAAGGAGGATGTGGTAAGCCGGAATCGACTGTTCTCGATCATTGCGCACGATTTGCGTTCGCCGTTGGCTGTTTTCGTTCAGGTGATGGAGTTGATGGATGGCGATGAATTGGATGACTCCAGCCGCCGCGAATTAAGAAAGGAAATGAAGGTTTCAGCCCGTTCGCTCGTTGGTTTGGTCGATAACCTGTTGGTTTGGGGACGAAGCCGGAACAACCAGGTGCAATACGAATTGAAAAGGCATAGCCTGAACAAGATATTAAAGAACAGTATTGAGCAACTGGAGCAAACAGCTCAGTCAAAATCAATTGCGCTCACACTTGATTTGACTCAGGAATATGAAGCCGTTATCGATTCGAACTCGATACAGTTGGCCGTTCGCAACCTGGTTTCCAATGCCATAAAATTCACCCCTGAAGGCGGCAGCATCAAGGTGTTTGTTCGCTCGGTTGCAGATAACCGACTTGAAATTCATGTGAAGGATGACGGTATAGGGATTAACGAGGAAGACCTGCAGAAACTTCGCCAGGGAATTGAGTTCACCTCTGCCGGGACCAATAACGAAAAGGGAACCGGTTTGGGATTGCAGTTGTGTCGCGAGATAGCCCATCAGAACAAAGGAGAGCTTGAGATTTGGAGCAAGCCCGGCGAAGGAAGTGATTTTGTTATGTCAGTACATAGCTATGTGAAGCATTCAATTTGA
- a CDS encoding ABC transporter permease, translating to MNLPLYIAKRYLLSRKKTNIINIISGISIVGMSVGTMALVVVLSVFNGFDGLIKSLFSSFDPDLKITIAEGKSFQDSTAIFQEIRNLPEVADYAQIIEENALLRYSNQQYIATIMGVSPSFQQMTGIDTMLVDGKFKLEDANNYYAVIGQGVAYYLSVGLNFINPIQVYVPQRGRTMGMGLVGNFNHDIIFPTGIFSIQQEIDSKYVIVPMAFARRLFEMPTGVSAVELKLKKDASVKETQQKIQELVGNRFVVKNRYQQHDYLYKIMKSEKWAVYLILVFILLIASFNIVGSLTMLILDKKEDINILKSMGANHSLIRKIFLFEGWSISIIGAVVGTFLGLVVSWLQQTYGLLKLTGGTSFIIDAYPVKIIPMDVTAIFISVLVIGFFAAWFPVRFISGKYLTNESY from the coding sequence ATGAACCTGCCGTTATACATAGCCAAGCGTTACCTGCTTTCGCGAAAGAAGACCAATATCATCAACATCATTTCCGGAATTTCCATCGTCGGTATGTCGGTGGGGACGATGGCACTGGTGGTGGTTTTGTCGGTATTCAATGGCTTCGACGGCTTGATCAAATCGCTCTTTTCATCGTTCGACCCAGACCTGAAAATTACCATAGCCGAAGGGAAAAGTTTCCAGGACAGCACGGCCATTTTTCAGGAAATACGTAACCTGCCCGAAGTCGCCGACTATGCTCAGATTATCGAGGAGAATGCACTGCTTCGGTACAGCAATCAGCAATACATTGCCACCATCATGGGCGTGAGTCCATCGTTTCAGCAGATGACGGGTATCGATACGATGTTGGTAGACGGCAAATTCAAGCTGGAAGACGCGAACAACTATTACGCTGTGATTGGGCAAGGGGTAGCTTATTACCTTTCGGTTGGACTCAATTTTATCAACCCCATCCAGGTGTATGTTCCGCAAAGGGGCCGAACCATGGGTATGGGACTGGTCGGAAATTTCAATCACGACATTATTTTTCCTACCGGGATATTCAGTATTCAGCAGGAAATCGATTCGAAGTACGTGATTGTTCCCATGGCATTTGCCCGCCGGTTGTTTGAAATGCCTACCGGCGTCAGTGCTGTTGAGTTAAAACTGAAGAAAGATGCGTCCGTCAAAGAAACGCAACAGAAAATACAGGAACTCGTGGGCAACCGGTTTGTGGTGAAAAACCGATACCAGCAGCACGATTATCTCTACAAAATCATGAAGAGCGAAAAGTGGGCCGTTTACCTCATCCTGGTCTTCATTTTGCTCATTGCCTCCTTCAATATTGTTGGCTCTCTCACCATGCTCATTCTCGATAAGAAGGAAGACATCAATATCCTGAAAAGTATGGGAGCCAATCACAGTCTTATCCGAAAAATTTTCCTCTTCGAAGGCTGGTCCATTTCCATCATCGGAGCCGTAGTGGGTACTTTTCTCGGCCTGGTTGTCAGTTGGCTTCAGCAAACATACGGATTGCTAAAACTCACCGGCGGCACCTCCTTCATTATCGATGCTTATCCGGTTAAAATCATCCCCATGGATGTGACGGCCATTTTTATTTCCGTTCTGGTCATCGGATTTTTTGCGGCCTGGTTCCCGGTTCGCTTTATTTCCGGCAAGTACCTCACCAACGAGTCATACTAA
- a CDS encoding class I SAM-dependent methyltransferase, with translation MQYDPIKRVLGKAFNRTPFLRKVFYSLLDMLLLRAWHVSRELKKWGKSHTGKELKILDAGSGFGQYTYRMSRLFPKARIKGVDVKEEQIADCNQFFNRIGKGERVHFAEADLTKFDEPETYDLILSVDVMEHILEDEQVFRNFNASLKPGGVLFISTPSDQGGSDSHDHEHEEDVHGFIDEHVRDGYGVADIREKLERAGFTNIDVRYTYGAPGKISWRLSMKYPIQMLGASKIFFVVLPFYYLVAYPVSALLNYFDVHGKHETGTGLMVKAEKPV, from the coding sequence ATGCAATACGATCCGATCAAACGCGTTCTGGGAAAAGCCTTTAACCGGACGCCTTTTCTGCGCAAAGTTTTCTATTCACTGCTCGATATGCTTTTGTTGCGTGCCTGGCACGTTAGTCGGGAGCTGAAGAAGTGGGGCAAGTCACATACCGGAAAGGAATTGAAAATCCTGGACGCCGGTTCCGGCTTTGGCCAGTACACCTACCGGATGAGCCGGCTTTTTCCGAAGGCACGAATCAAAGGTGTTGACGTAAAAGAAGAGCAGATAGCTGATTGCAACCAGTTTTTTAACCGTATTGGGAAAGGCGAACGGGTGCATTTCGCGGAAGCGGATTTGACCAAATTTGATGAGCCGGAAACTTACGACCTGATTCTTTCGGTGGACGTAATGGAACACATCCTGGAAGACGAGCAGGTTTTCCGGAATTTTAATGCATCACTGAAGCCAGGCGGCGTACTGTTCATTTCCACTCCGTCCGATCAGGGCGGTTCCGATAGCCACGATCACGAACACGAGGAAGATGTTCATGGCTTTATCGATGAGCATGTGCGCGATGGATACGGTGTGGCGGATATTCGCGAAAAGCTGGAACGAGCCGGATTTACCAACATCGATGTACGCTATACATATGGTGCCCCGGGAAAAATTTCCTGGCGTCTTTCTATGAAGTATCCGATCCAGATGTTGGGCGCTTCCAAAATCTTTTTCGTGGTGTTGCCATTCTATTACCTGGTCGCTTACCCCGTTTCCGCTTTGCTGAATTACTTCGATGTGCACGGAAAGCATGAAACCGGAACCGGACTGATGGTGAAAGCCGAAAAGCCAGTCTAA
- the rbfA gene encoding 30S ribosome-binding factor RbfA produces MKEYSTRQNKIGRLIQKELSELFRRETQMLFQGKMITVTTVRVTRDMSLARCYLSIFPSDNAQEILDHINNRKGHLRGELGRIVRHQLRVIPDLEFFLDDSLDYIENIDNLLK; encoded by the coding sequence ATGAAAGAATATAGTACCCGTCAGAATAAAATTGGCCGGTTGATACAAAAAGAACTGAGCGAATTGTTTCGACGCGAAACCCAGATGCTTTTTCAGGGGAAGATGATTACCGTAACGACTGTGAGGGTGACCCGCGATATGTCGCTGGCTCGCTGTTATCTGAGTATCTTTCCGTCGGACAATGCACAGGAAATTCTGGACCACATCAACAACCGGAAAGGCCATTTACGTGGGGAATTGGGACGGATTGTGCGCCACCAGTTGCGGGTAATTCCCGATTTGGAGTTCTTCCTGGATGACAGTCTCGACTACATCGAAAACATTGACAACCTGTTGAAATAA
- a CDS encoding GntR family transcriptional regulator gives MKLKIDHNSSKPLHAQVEILLRKLIEKPEYQEGAYLPKEVDLAKKLGISRNTVRQAINKLVFEGLLIRKKGQGTTVAPKTNHTPAVDGNAIARQIQSDEEPLVTLQTNAVREDANETVARFMQIPEGTPVFKITRLEGNDDEPVVYLESYFHPRLGLHEDMDFSKPLSQILTNDLSVVLSLSREKVEARPASTITAKRLGITTIDPVLVRERYVYDTDNQPVEYTTSFYNAYKYAYNIEIQHNQVVYPDV, from the coding sequence ATGAAACTCAAAATCGACCACAACAGTTCAAAGCCCCTGCATGCCCAGGTAGAAATTCTACTGCGCAAACTGATCGAAAAACCCGAATATCAGGAAGGTGCCTATTTGCCCAAAGAGGTTGATTTAGCTAAAAAGTTAGGCATATCGCGAAACACCGTTAGACAAGCTATCAACAAGCTGGTATTCGAAGGATTACTTATCAGGAAGAAGGGACAAGGGACAACTGTTGCTCCAAAAACAAATCATACACCGGCGGTTGACGGAAATGCCATTGCACGACAAATTCAGTCAGATGAAGAACCATTGGTCACGCTTCAGACAAATGCGGTCCGGGAAGATGCCAACGAAACGGTCGCCCGGTTCATGCAAATTCCGGAAGGAACACCCGTTTTCAAAATTACCCGGTTGGAAGGAAATGACGACGAACCGGTGGTTTATCTCGAAAGCTACTTCCATCCCCGTCTGGGATTACACGAAGACATGGATTTTTCAAAGCCACTGAGCCAGATTCTAACCAACGATTTATCGGTTGTCCTCTCGCTTTCGCGTGAAAAAGTGGAAGCCCGGCCTGCATCGACCATCACTGCCAAGCGACTGGGCATCACTACCATTGATCCGGTACTGGTTCGTGAACGCTACGTTTATGATACCGACAACCAGCCGGTAGAATACACCACCAGCTTTTACAACGCTTACAAATACGCCTACAACATTGAGATTCAGCACAACCAGGTTGTCTACCCAGACGTTTAA
- a CDS encoding YqaA family protein, which translates to MEALATYGLIGLFVAAFVAGTLIPFNSEIVLSAVLIAGADLMTALVVATIGNSLGGLVTYYMGHIGKPEWLEKYGKVKHEKLVQIQPQLNRYGPAAATLSFVPGLGNVIILGLGFFRIAPFWSFLFMTFGKLARYAVWGYMTDLVI; encoded by the coding sequence ATGGAAGCGCTGGCAACATACGGTTTAATTGGTCTCTTTGTCGCTGCCTTTGTGGCGGGAACCCTCATTCCGTTTAATTCGGAAATCGTGTTGAGTGCCGTTCTGATCGCCGGTGCCGATTTGATGACCGCACTCGTTGTGGCAACCATCGGTAATTCATTGGGGGGACTGGTGACCTATTACATGGGACACATCGGGAAACCGGAATGGCTGGAAAAATACGGCAAGGTGAAACATGAAAAGCTGGTGCAAATACAACCGCAACTCAACCGGTACGGGCCCGCAGCTGCAACGCTTTCGTTTGTTCCCGGACTCGGTAATGTTATCATCCTCGGGCTTGGTTTCTTCCGCATTGCTCCATTCTGGAGCTTCCTGTTCATGACATTCGGCAAGCTGGCCCGTTATGCTGTTTGGGGATACATGACCGATTTAGTGATTTAA
- a CDS encoding dihydrofolate reductase family protein — protein MRKLILNIAISLDGCIEGPNGEFDWCFTDQDYGMTQFMKQIDTLLMGRKSYEVLTSSSTDPFPGKELVVFSRRLRNLEPPARLHQGNLKHTVTQLKVQPGKDIWLFGGADIAGQCLDLGLVDEMQLAVHPLFIGNGKSLFRLLNRRRNWKLSETKRFDTGLIQLFYRKEQ, from the coding sequence ATGCGAAAGCTCATTCTGAATATTGCTATTAGCCTCGATGGCTGTATTGAAGGACCGAACGGTGAGTTTGACTGGTGTTTCACCGACCAGGACTACGGGATGACCCAATTCATGAAACAGATTGACACGTTATTGATGGGACGGAAAAGTTACGAAGTGCTCACTTCCTCTTCCACTGACCCATTTCCCGGCAAAGAGTTGGTCGTTTTCTCCCGAAGGCTCCGTAATCTCGAACCTCCTGCACGACTTCATCAGGGAAACCTGAAACATACGGTGACGCAGTTGAAAGTCCAGCCCGGAAAAGACATCTGGTTGTTCGGTGGTGCCGACATCGCCGGACAATGCCTCGATCTGGGTCTGGTCGACGAAATGCAGCTCGCGGTTCATCCCCTGTTCATTGGCAATGGAAAGTCACTGTTCCGTTTGCTGAACAGGCGCCGAAACTGGAAATTGAGTGAAACCAAGCGCTTCGATACCGGTTTGATACAACTCTTCTACCGGAAAGAACAGTAG